One Euphorbia lathyris chromosome 1, ddEupLath1.1, whole genome shotgun sequence DNA segment encodes these proteins:
- the LOC136200976 gene encoding uncharacterized protein, with the protein MGNDPIQTRTQSLLDVQTKLEGHEAQFELVQQSLGGMRKTMEGLQKLVENLAVQIHNNPKRPLEGPSFSFPESEDTSEPESGIKPDHQLFESGFKGGGENGSKGGGPNLNSHIHPNHFDGAVMAMPKVRIPAFDGSEDPRSWLTQADLYFRVHRTQPAMKIMLAQMCMSGTALTWFARLFRDDPQLSWEVFRLKMQQRFSERRVQNAYEELSTLRQTGTVDEYIEAFEKVTAFIPKSSEDQFLGHFIGGLKEVIRPWVRTLRPRTCDDAMEFARDVELSCGLQGNRTFGKEKGGSSVGMIDSHVTSHTWKPTLPKPPTNPTRPDYKPGSLKTHDTHIDRPTPPFQTPNPNRNRIRSNLSAKELEERRRKGLCFKCALPYSPQHRCKIGELRLTVTENDLFFESDASFLESEVSAITNELETDGECAVLEFLSAGSEPRSSPHTLKLTGAILGIPVVLLVDSGATHNFISPKLVHSLGLSTEFINPLSIRLGDGHNVFVQEQCLVCIKLGSGMFTLTALLFELGHLDMVLGMAWLQPLGDVLHNWDQRWMKFVYEGEAIELQGTRGTQSELTALQVWLGGESLAMTVVGSAGSTIDTDSSLSSVQMNDLQHLLFQNREVFEPLTGLPPRRKHDHAITLFPGQGAVSVRPCRYPHIQKEEIERQVAELLGIGLIRPSQSAFSSPVLLVKKKDASWRMCIDFRALNKVTVPDKFPIPVVDELLDELNGAK; encoded by the coding sequence ATGGGAAACGATCCGATTCAAACAAGGACTCAATCTTTGCTGGATGTTCAAACTAAGTTGGAAGGCCATGAAGCACAGTTTGAGCTCGTTCAACAATCTCTGGGAGGCATGAGGAAGACCATGGAAGGATTACAGAAGTTAGTGGAGAACTTGGCTGTACAGATTCACAACAACCCCAAACGGCCACTGGAAGGTCCGTCTTTCTCCTTCCCGGAATCAGAGGACACCTCTGAACCTGAATCAGGTATCAAACCCGATCACCAGCTCTTTGAATCTGGCTTTAAGGGTGGTGGAGAAAATGGGTCTAAGGGAGGAGGTCCTAATCTTAATTCTCACATCCATCCCAACCATTTCGATGGTGCTGTGATGGCTATGCCTAAGGTGCGGATACCGGCGTTTGATGGATCTGAGGATCCCCGTTCATGGCTCACTCAAGCCGATTTATATTTCAGAGTCCACCGGACTCAGCCGGCTATGAAAATCATGTTAGCACAGATGTGTATGTCCGGCACGGCGTTAACTTGGTTTGCACGGTTGTTCCGAGATGATCCGCAATTGTCCTGGGAAGTTTTCCGATTGAAGATGCAGCAGCGGTTCAGTGAACGAAGAGTACAGAATGCATACGAGGAACTCTCTACGCTCCGCCAAACAGGAACGGTCGATGAATACATTGAAGCCTTTGAAAAGGTAACTGCGTTCATCCCAAAATCATCAGAGGATCAGTTTTTGGGACACTTCATTGGAGGATTGAAGGAAGTTATCCGACCATGGGTGCGCACTCTGAGACCGCGGACCTGCGATGATGCGATGGAATTTGCAAGGGATGTTGAATTATCATGTGGGTTACAGGGGAATCGCACTTTTGGGAAGGAGAAAGGAGGAAGCTCCGTGGGAATGATAGACTCTCACGTGACCTCTCACACATGGAAACCCACTTTACCCAAACCACCCACAAACCCGACCCGACCCGACTATAAACCTGGATCCCTAAAAACCCATGATACCCACATAGATCGCCCAACTCCCCCTTTTCAAACACCAAATCCTAATCGCAATCGGATTCGTTCCAACCTCTCAGCCAAAGAATTAGAAGAACGTCGGCGAAAAGGCTTATGTTTCAAGTGTGCTCTGCCTTATAGTCCTCAACACCGGTGCAAAATTGGTGAACTACGTTTGACGGTGACTGAGAACGATTTgttctttgaatctgatgctTCTTTTCTAGAGTCAGAAGTGTCTGCAATAACCAATGAACTTGAAACTGACGGTGAATGCGCAGTGCTTGAATTCCTTTCTGCCGGATCTGAACCACGGTCAAGCCCCCATACTTTGAAACTGACAGGTGCGATTTTGGGTATCCCTGTAGTCCTACTTGTTGATTCTGGGGCAACCCACAATTTTATTTCTCCCAAATTGGTCCATTCTTTGGGACTATCCACAGAATTCATCAATCCTCTTTCTATCCGTTTGGGTGATGGACACAATGTTTTCGTCCAGGAGCAGTGCTTGGTCTGTATTAAATTGGGCTCAGGAATGTTCACTCTTACGGCTCTCCTTTTTGAATTGGGGCATCTTGACATGGTCTTAGGAATGGCCTGGTTGCAGCCTTTGGGGGATGTGCTGCATAATTGGGATCAGAGGTGGATGAAGTTTGTGTATGAAGGTGAGGCAATTGAATTACAAGGAACTAGGGGTACTCAATCTGAATTGACTGCTTTGCAGGTCTGGCTTGGAGGTGAATCTTTGGCTATGACCGTTGTTGGTAGCGCTGGTTCCACTATTGATACTGATAGCTCACTATCTTCTGTGCAAATGAATGATTTGCAGCACCTGCTTTTCCAAAATCGGGAAGTCTTTGAGCCCCTTACTGGCTTACCGCCGAGACGAAAGCACGATCATGCCATAACTCTTTTTCCAGGCCAAGGGGCTGTGAGTGTCCGCCCTTGTCGCTACCCTCACATACAGAAAGAAGAAATTGAAAGGCAGGTGGCTGAGTTATTGGGAATTGGGTTGATCAGGCCAAGTCAGAGTGCTTTCTCCAGTCCGGTTTTGCTCGTTAAGAAGAAAGACGCTTCATGGCGAATGTGTATCGACTTTAGGGCGCTTAATAAAGTCACTGTTCCGGATAAATTCCCCATTCCGGTTGTTGATGAGCTTTTGGATGAGTTGAATGGAGCCAAGTAG